In one Roseofilum reptotaenium CS-1145 genomic region, the following are encoded:
- a CDS encoding PEP/pyruvate-binding domain-containing protein, translating to MTYILTAQNTIHSQELGGKGAALAQLQALNLPIPEWFVVSPSVFYECLTEEQQEDLAKGTISESIAVLHLNCKVKAELEQALKILSPNRELVAVRSSAVDEDGADYSFAGQLESFLFVPVEEVADRVVEVWRSGFSDRLLAYRQQHHLGNPKPPAVLVQRMVNAEVAGVAFGADPVTGQRGLTVISAVSGVGDALVSGEVDGQTYRINRQTTVISAPEEHPLLDVEMIEQITDLVHQVGAHFGRPQDIEWAVENNRVYLLQARPITGLAKLPDPDGQLNLWDNSNISESYSGVTTPLTFSFARRAYEEVYRQFCLLMSVDKTVVENNSQTFNRMIGLVQGRVYYNLLSWYKVLSLLPGFQVNRRFMEQMMGVKEPISDEILESIGIQASQKTALSVQIMDSLRLLQTVAGLGLNFILLQSKIQRFYQRLAQGLGQKFKGLELQDLRADELVAHYRDLERQLLRSWDAPLINDFFAMIFYGILQNLAQSWCNESTGTLQNDLISGEGGMISAEPAIRVKELARLVAKDEELTQVFCEGELGEILSHLKNTSEVEQNYEAYLHKFGDRCLGELKLESPTLFDNPLPLLRSVGQLAKSGQFQDSASVSGDLRQAAEAKVSQTLGHFGVKRWLFDWVLYNARERVRDRENLRFERTRLFGHVRRIFVELGKRFIALDLLQDYRDIFYLEVNEILGFVEGTNTCTNLPGLIKLRKSEFAEYQQNSDIGDRFETRGIVYQGNRFQENRASVPPSDNSDSTLQGLGCCPGIVEAQVTVITNPENAILEPGRILVAERTDPGWIMLFPAASGVLVERGSLLSHSAIVAREMGIPAIVSIPGVTRFLKDGDWVKMDGSTGRVERIHPSS from the coding sequence AATTTGCCGATTCCTGAGTGGTTTGTAGTGTCACCAAGTGTATTTTACGAGTGTTTAACTGAGGAACAACAGGAAGATTTGGCAAAAGGTACTATTTCTGAAAGTATTGCAGTATTGCATTTAAATTGTAAGGTAAAAGCAGAATTAGAACAAGCCCTAAAAATCTTATCCCCCAATCGAGAACTGGTAGCTGTGCGCTCTTCTGCTGTCGATGAAGATGGAGCAGACTATTCCTTTGCGGGACAATTGGAGAGCTTCCTATTTGTGCCTGTGGAGGAGGTAGCTGACCGGGTAGTGGAGGTTTGGCGCTCTGGATTTAGCGATCGCCTCTTAGCCTACCGCCAGCAACATCACCTGGGTAACCCCAAACCCCCAGCCGTCCTCGTTCAGCGCATGGTGAATGCCGAGGTTGCCGGAGTCGCCTTTGGAGCCGATCCCGTCACGGGTCAACGAGGGCTTACGGTGATTAGCGCGGTTTCAGGAGTTGGGGATGCTTTGGTTTCGGGGGAAGTCGATGGGCAAACCTATCGCATCAATCGCCAAACAACCGTCATTTCGGCTCCTGAAGAGCATCCCTTGTTAGATGTAGAAATGATCGAGCAAATTACTGACTTAGTCCATCAAGTCGGAGCGCATTTTGGTCGTCCCCAGGATATAGAATGGGCGGTGGAAAATAATCGAGTCTATTTACTGCAAGCGCGACCCATTACCGGATTAGCTAAACTCCCCGATCCCGATGGTCAATTGAATCTTTGGGACAATAGCAATATCTCCGAAAGCTATAGCGGAGTTACCACCCCCTTAACCTTTTCCTTTGCTCGTCGCGCTTATGAGGAAGTGTACCGGCAATTTTGTCTGTTAATGAGTGTGGATAAAACAGTTGTGGAAAATAATTCCCAAACTTTTAATCGCATGATTGGATTGGTGCAAGGGCGCGTTTACTATAATCTCCTGAGTTGGTACAAGGTTTTATCTCTGTTGCCTGGGTTTCAAGTCAATCGCCGATTCATGGAGCAGATGATGGGGGTAAAAGAACCCATTTCAGATGAAATTTTAGAGTCGATTGGCATTCAAGCGAGTCAAAAAACAGCGCTCTCGGTACAGATCATGGATAGCCTGCGCTTATTGCAAACAGTTGCCGGATTAGGGCTCAACTTTATCTTATTACAGTCTAAGATCCAGCGATTCTATCAGCGATTGGCACAAGGGTTAGGGCAGAAATTTAAGGGATTGGAACTCCAGGATTTACGTGCCGATGAATTAGTGGCTCATTACCGGGATTTAGAACGGCAGTTATTACGCAGTTGGGATGCACCCTTGATTAATGACTTTTTTGCAATGATTTTCTATGGCATTTTGCAAAATTTGGCTCAATCTTGGTGCAACGAGAGTACGGGGACATTGCAAAATGATTTAATTAGCGGTGAAGGGGGCATGATTAGCGCAGAACCAGCAATACGGGTGAAAGAATTAGCGCGTTTAGTGGCTAAAGATGAGGAACTGACTCAAGTTTTCTGTGAGGGGGAATTGGGTGAGATCTTGTCCCATTTGAAAAATACCTCAGAGGTAGAGCAAAACTATGAAGCGTATTTGCACAAATTTGGCGATCGCTGTTTGGGAGAGCTGAAACTGGAAAGTCCCACCCTATTCGATAATCCTCTACCCCTTTTGCGCTCGGTGGGTCAACTGGCAAAATCCGGGCAATTCCAAGATTCGGCTTCGGTTTCGGGGGACTTACGCCAAGCAGCAGAGGCGAAAGTTAGTCAAACTTTGGGACACTTTGGCGTAAAACGCTGGCTGTTTGATTGGGTGTTGTATAATGCCAGGGAGCGTGTGCGCGATCGCGAAAATCTCCGCTTTGAACGAACTCGCTTATTTGGCCATGTGCGCCGCATTTTTGTCGAACTGGGTAAGCGGTTCATTGCTCTCGATCTTCTCCAGGATTATCGCGATATCTTTTATCTGGAGGTCAACGAGATTTTAGGATTTGTGGAAGGGACGAATACTTGTACAAATTTGCCAGGTTTGATAAAATTGAGGAAGTCAGAGTTTGCAGAATATCAGCAGAATTCTGACATTGGCGATCGCTTTGAAACTCGTGGCATTGTCTATCAAGGCAACCGTTTCCAGGAAAACCGCGCTTCTGTTCCACCCTCCGATAACTCCGACTCTACCCTACAAGGCTTAGGCTGTTGTCCTGGCATTGTCGAAGCGCAAGTCACGGTAATCACGAATCCAGAAAATGCCATCCTAGAACCCGGTAGAATTCTGGTTGCCGAACGTACAGATCCCGGTTGGATCATGTTATTCCCGGCTGCATCTGGAGTGTTAGTCGAACGGGGTAGTTTACTCTCCCATTCTGCCATTGTTGCCAGAGAAATGGGCATTCCTGCCATTGTTTCGATTCCCGGAGTTACCCGTTTTTTGAAGGATGGAGATTGGGTGAAAATGGATGGCAGTACCGGAAGGGTGGAGCGCATTCATCCTTCTTCTTAG
- a CDS encoding Fe(3+) ABC transporter substrate-binding protein, translating to MRLNRRHFILAAGTGIVAVAGKKLISTGPAIAQRTSLNLYSSRHYDTDDELYESFSRATGVKVNLIEGKAEQLIERVKSEGANTRADVLLTVDGGNLWRAKQDGILQSVNSSTLNQKIPNNLRDPQGYWFAFSKRARVIMYNKNKVSKSQLSTYEDLADSKWKGKILIRSSSNIYNQSLVGSLLAAHNENQILAWSRGMVSNFARSPEGNDTAQIKACAAGVGDIAIANSYYLARLGKSRAREDQQVFNTIGLFFPNQTGPNGRGTHVNISGGGVVKHAKNQQAAIEFLEHLAERQAQQFFAEGNNEYPVVAGVPLDSVLQGFGSFKADPLNPDVFGKNNAEALKLMDRAGWK from the coding sequence ATGAGATTGAATCGACGACACTTTATTCTCGCAGCAGGAACAGGGATCGTAGCGGTTGCCGGTAAAAAGTTAATCAGCACAGGGCCGGCGATCGCCCAACGAACCAGCTTAAACCTCTATTCCTCTCGTCACTACGACACCGATGATGAACTTTACGAGAGCTTTTCGCGCGCGACGGGAGTTAAAGTGAACCTGATTGAAGGTAAGGCAGAACAACTCATCGAACGGGTTAAAAGTGAAGGGGCTAATACCAGAGCCGATGTTTTATTAACCGTTGATGGGGGTAACCTGTGGCGAGCCAAACAAGATGGTATCCTACAGTCAGTGAACTCTTCGACCCTGAATCAGAAAATCCCCAATAATCTCAGAGATCCCCAAGGCTATTGGTTTGCCTTCTCGAAGCGGGCCAGGGTGATTATGTATAATAAGAATAAGGTGAGTAAATCCCAACTCTCTACTTATGAGGATTTAGCTGATTCAAAATGGAAAGGGAAAATTTTAATTAGAAGTTCGAGCAATATTTACAACCAATCCCTGGTCGGTTCCTTATTAGCAGCTCATAATGAAAATCAGATCCTCGCTTGGTCCAGAGGTATGGTTTCTAACTTTGCCCGATCGCCAGAAGGCAACGATACCGCCCAAATTAAAGCTTGTGCTGCGGGAGTTGGTGATATTGCGATCGCCAATAGTTACTATCTGGCTCGTTTAGGTAAATCGAGGGCACGGGAAGATCAACAAGTCTTTAATACGATAGGCCTCTTCTTCCCCAACCAAACTGGGCCTAATGGTCGGGGTACTCATGTCAATATCAGTGGTGGTGGTGTTGTAAAACACGCCAAAAATCAACAAGCCGCGATCGAATTTTTAGAACATCTCGCAGAGCGTCAAGCTCAACAGTTTTTCGCAGAAGGAAATAACGAGTATCCTGTGGTTGCTGGTGTTCCCCTTGATTCCGTACTGCAAGGGTTTGGTAGCTTTAAAGCCGATCCTCTCAACCCCGATGTCTTCGGTAAGAATAATGCAGAAGCCTTAAAATTAATGGATCGAGCTGGTTGGAAATAG